The genomic stretch TCAGATGGTGGTAATACAAATGCAACTCAAACTGACAAACACTGACAGTTCAGCCCATTTGCATGAAAAAGGCCTATGAATAACACgataatagagtgctacaggaatgagtcctcaaacccggaaatgagttagcattttagcacttccgattccctcgtctggaagtcaatgttttttttgaatgggtttttagataaaagcctgaaataaggtctgtggttaatgCAAGCTTGAGAGATTTTAgggttttgttctacgacataaaacacatcaataaataccccactagTGATTTCTGAAGATTTTtctatgtcttaaaaaaggaggtccaacaaacacaggactttcaaccaggagactggtgttcaagattgctgttttgttttgtaagttacgtttgtgacgttTTTTCCGTACGTAtcgtacttagtttacgtagttctttaaggccaaccatgacgtttttcctaaacctaactaaggtaCTTCACCTTCATATAGGTGTGTAATATTAGACTATCTTCTAGTGGACAGGCAGGTCTATTATACGCTTTGGCGTGACAATATCCAATTTTATACAATTAATAGTGTTAAATAACGCCCAACACTGTGCCATCCATTTAATGTGGTCTTCTATGTCACCTCCTGTCTGGTTGTTCGAGCCCCAAAAGTCCCCACCTCCTCACATATCACAAaatcccaacacacacacgccacgGCTCGGCCACAATACCGTCCCTGATCTCGGTCCGGGCCGCATGCTGAAGGTCGTTCTATCGACCCGTTCTTCTCTATCATGACAATCTGTTCCTAAATGCCACAGCTGgagcccccccacacacactctctgctgCCTCCTCTGATAAGCCCAGACTCTCTTCATTGTCTGAAAACATAAATAtgacacaccaacacaccatcTGAGGGTCCCTGTCTGCACCAGCCAGcctaattatataattatcccTTGTCTGATTGTGCTCGTGCAGCTGAGACGAGGGAGGGCCTTTGTGTGGCCGGTGGAATGCGGTGCGCTTGGCATTTTTCAGCGAAAGGGCAGCTTTCTGGAAGCCGCTGccaaaggagaggaagaggagggtgagatCACGGCTGCTGGTGCCcactcttctctcttttctgtctctatcactcagtccatctctctcttgcCTGTCTCTATATCTGTCCTTCGATCTAGCTTTCTCACTTCTGGACAACCCCATCTCTCTTTCGGTCTCTGTCATTCTCATCCTGTCGCCAACTATTCCCCCCCTCCAACACTTAACTCCATGTTCCTCTCTTAAACCTCCAAGTCTGGCAGATCCAGCTGTCTTGCAGATAAAGTGGCCTTTCGAGATGGAATGCACAGGATTTGGCTCTCCGACGATAAGAGCCGACGGACCGTTTCAGAGAAAGCCGAGCGGCGATGTCTGATAGTGAACTCGGAGGCGACTGCTCCGCCGCGCGATAGGAAGGCACTGCTATTGTTTCTGGTGGCGAGCTGTTGAGGGGATAAGAGAGACTAGAGCACGAGCAGGTGTTGGGAGAGATTACAGTACGGGCCTAGAAAGCATGCACCTCTTTCTTGAATCAAAGTCAAAAGCAACAAGGCGGGCGTCGCGTACTGTAAACCACGTTCTCCTACACTACAATACAggccttttttctgacatttacatCAAGGGGCCTCCCAGCCTTTGCACGTCGCTACAGGTGATTTTATGAGTTTGACTACTTTATCAGACGCCTTTTATACTCACTAATGAAAACAGCAGGGCTAAGGGTGTTCTGGGCGCCAACGCTTTCTCTCTGAATTCCTCCGTATGAGCTGCTGTATAATTCAAGAACATACTGTCATATCAGCAGACCTCGTCAAGATAGATtgcactttaaaaaatctgaggTGAACCCGTGTGTCAGATCCTTCAAGTAGGACAAGTTCTCTCAACTTTTTCCCCAAATTTACATCTGCATTTTGGAGTCAGGCGTCACAAGAGCAACCCAAATCAGCTGCAGAAAACAAGTTTTATCAGAGACCCGAGGCAGCATTGTTTAACCACAAGTGTATATAGAAAACCTGCATGCTGTCTGCAGCAGGAACGCTGCACTCGAGCAGCACTCGAGAAATTCCCATAGAATTCCGAGCCGTCCGTCTGATCCCTGTGCCCGCTCGTCAAAGCCCCCCTCTGGTGATCACACAGCATGGAGTATGTGAAAGAATGCTGCCGGGACATAGCAGGACACTGGGGGCCCAGTATTCCCAGCTCAAGCTCATTGCTCCCAATGATGTTTTGttaataacatcaataaaaagataaaaatttGAGTATGACATAAGACAGACAGTGCCAACAGACCCCAGGACAATTGTGTTTAAATAAACACAAGTTGGATGAGAGAAATAGTTTGAGTGCCGGAGCCAAGAGAAGGACCTCTCCCACTATCGGCGTGGCTGTGAGAGCTCCATTGTTTTGCCCATCTCAAATACCCCTGACAAATTGTGCTGAATGTAGAACCTCTGTCTAAACTAGAGGCATCTTCCAAAAAACATGCTGGCTTAGCGCCACAGCTCGATTTTCCCATCAGGGAGGATGATCGTCAGCCTGCATCGCTCCGCAGCACCCCCGCCGGTCAGAGCTGTTACTGAGGATGTGACTATAACTCGCATTGTGATAGAATTACAGAGCTTTGGTTGGTAACTTTTTGCAAggtccttcaaaataaaagcttaaatGTATCAAACAGTGGGTTACAGTTCTCATTATGTCATAAGGAaacttttttccctcttttgctAACAAGCCCTTTCCTGCATACCTCCATCCTCCTTTTCTATTCCCCTTCCTCTATTGTATTACCCAGCTGACAGGTGGAGAGTGACGGAGAAAAAGACCAGACTTTTCCTGGTATTCTATGCACTAATCAGGTCTCATTCTAAAGATGGAGAATATATTATAGAGTATGAATGCTGAGGGAGGCATTAGGGGGGGTTAATGGAGAGATAACAATATACGAATGAGTGATGGATCTGTGgataaattgttcatatttataGTTCCATTTGAAGGGTGATTATTGAATAGATGTTAATACACTGTGTGTGCAGAGTGAATGATGGTTGAATGGTGCCACCATGTGTTAGTATACATTTATTGCGATATAGGCCAAGACAAGTTTTATAAACTCAGTCCAATTACATGCAGCTTCCACTATTTCTTGAGCTCAAACAATTAGTCAAAacaatcagcaactattttttatcatttttctgGGGGGTTTTTTGGTCTAATGTGAGAAAACTAAATGTCTTGGGGTCGAACAAAACAATCCATTTTAAGAATATTATGAGTATTTTCTTactatttttctgactttttaatcGGGCAAATGATTTATCAGTTCATTGTAAAAACAACAGtcagattattattttaaagggacagcGTGTAACATTtatggggatctattggcattaatggaatataatattaaaggtACAATAGATATCTTTGAACAACCTGATGGAAACACCAGTATCTGTTTTTTCCATCGTCGTTACACTATTGGCtaacaagccttgttagaagttggaaccaaacgtcagatatcttccacagatataaacaaaacattcattttggacccgtcaacattatttaaatgattaattcacagtcataataatcttttttgaggaaaagccatacttttattagGCACCTTTCTAACTGCTctatggatgtattatttaaaaggaaaataattattcatgtacataaaaatgttataaatataacctttaataagtatttttgctttagtgtacaatcacctgaaaatacaaattgttgtgttttcgttacttcAGAATCAGCCGTTATCTACATAGGTCCTTTTCAtggagctggccgccatgtttctacagtagcccggaacggacaaaccaaacactggctctagataggatTTTCGCAtcgccactgtagttctcctacgcacctggcacatgggagaagtttcagttggttgcaatctgcagcctcaccactagatgacgCCAGATACTACACACTgcacttttaaataaatacaaagatacaGTGTTCTTTACTATCCTTATGTTTATATGATGATCATGGGATGACAGGACGGCACAAAAAGGTAGTAGATCTTAAAAACACTTGAGACGAAGTAAGAGATAAAAATGTGCAGGGTCAAATACAGAGTTTGTTAAAAGACTCAAATATACAGCTAAATCTGCTATTATTGCAGCTTTCAAAATggcaaaatacaaaaatataatatacagtatagtgataTCAGATCAAATGTTTACATTATGAAATAGTGCATGGGTATCGGGACTACATTAAAGAAAAACTGTAGGTACAGCACGAGACAATTGTCGTTTTTGAACCACATGCACTTGTACGTAATTGTACATGTGTGATTTCAGCCCTGTGCATTTGTGGCACAACCATTGGTTTCTAGTGAGGCAGGGCTAATGTCAATCCCAACATCcggtttctgtttctgtttctgtttctgtacaGTTTCTGTTTTCTGTACAGTGAGGTGGTGGAAGTCGATGTGTCTGAACTCAGCTGCAAAGAGGCCAAAGAGGTAGAAGAACATCATGACCAAGCCCCATTCACACACAGCAGCCCCAGAGAGAGAGCCTGTCTTGTGGAGAACAGCCACTGAAGGAGGGGAGAGCTGTCAAGGAGCGTAACGCTGAAGAAATAGACGTCACGATAAATCAAATAGTTAATCAAAACATTTTGGTTCATCGACAAAATCTGCTCTTGTGTGCATGTTAAATTTGTGTGTGACCATGAGATGTAGTTGGTATTTTTAGCCCCTTCCTCTTGTACCTCTCTGTTTGTAGTTTCTTGTTCTGTTTTGTGGTCGCAAACAATGTGAGGGGCCTTTCTAAATAGAGCCCATCTCACACTTTAGACATGTACACTGCCATTCAACATGAGTTGAAgctgtcatttatttttctaaacGAATAAATACAGCTATTACATGTTTTTAAGAGATTTTAAGAGATTGACTTTATCATGacaacaatatacagtattacaCCCTAAAACACTGGTTTAGAGCAGTGATTCACAACAATGGGTACTTCTACCCCTGAGGTATACTTCTACAGTTTACAGGGTGTATGTGGAAAGAGTAACATATAAATGGCTGATTTAGCTAAAAGTAGCAgataaaagtcaaaatatagataACTGTAAAgggcctttcacacagaatgcgacaacagcaccactgcgctctgaaaacCATTACTTGCAATTCTTGTGCGGCGTCACGGTGGCTTTTCACTGCTTTTTGGTTGAACTTGACACTGATGTGCAGCGGTGAGTGCAACTCAAAAccacgttctgtgtgaaaggcccTTAATGGATAGGGTAGATCAGGGGTAGGCACCTTTGGGTACGCATGCCACCATTGGCACATGGAAGCTTAATCAATGGCATACCGGCAATAAGAGagttttttttagaaatgttgaaGTGCCATCTCATCCGCATGCCGAATCACCTCTTTCACAGCCATCTGCAGCTGCGCAGCCCGGTATTTATGGTAGTTTGATTGAGTTTTTCCCCCACGCACATTACACAAAGACTCGCCCCACTCTGCCTCTGACTGGCTAGTTAATTTGTTTGTTCTGCAAGTTTATTGCTGATGAACCAGATTGGTGGAAGGTTGGTCGGGTTAATGATTTCAACTCAGATGTGGACGCATTCATTAGGATGGCAGTCTACTTGTATAGTGCTCTCGTACATAATTACAATAATTGATATATCCTATCCTTTATGGAGTGATATCCTATATGGATGGAATAAAATTACAGATTTGTTggagatttaaatttttttaaacttgataACTTTAAAGTTGATACAGCACACTGATTAAcaagaaaatttaaaaatggCACTTCATATACAaaaaggttgctgactcctggGGTAGATGTTTTTTAAGTAGCGGAAAAACATTGAAATAGATAGCTAACAGTAATGGATAGATGGTTTAAGTAGTTAGCTGAATAAGTAACTGATTAATGAATAGCTGTGAATCACAACTGTGGTTGCAACAATAagcacacatttctttttaaattgtaaCAAAGATAATCTTTGTATTCCTAATAATCTTAATATTCTTCACGACGACACACAAGTATCAACTTAGCTTGGATTTTATATTCAccaaagatgttttttcttaatGCATACGACTATAGGAAGGATACTAACGATGACCAGGATGGTACAAAGGGTGCAGCCGGTGGCCCTGGCAGGCCCGACCCAGCATCGGTCCTGATCCGGCTTAGCGGTGTAggttagaaacagctgtacccAGAAGTAGGCCAGACCCACGA from Sebastes fasciatus isolate fSebFas1 chromosome 13, fSebFas1.pri, whole genome shotgun sequence encodes the following:
- the tmem150b gene encoding modulator of macroautophagy TMEM150B, which codes for MWQWALLPICLALFSTVGIWTVFAVAVSNGSVNLTEGAPFISQCGTYNPQSCLFSQICNICAVLSLWIVVIRFQQVRDYGYQGKANTASIVLGFISAAGISILGNFQQSALKSVHLLGAFLAFFVGLAYFWVQLFLTYTAKPDQDRCWVGPARATGCTLCTILVIVMAVLHKTGSLSGAAVCEWGLVMMFFYLFGLFAAEFRHIDFHHLTVQKTETVQKQKQKQKPDVGIDISPASLETNGCATNAQG